A genomic stretch from Primulina huaijiensis isolate GDHJ02 chromosome 14, ASM1229523v2, whole genome shotgun sequence includes:
- the LOC140957971 gene encoding uncharacterized protein, with product MAPGRKGRKGKEIVQESEAPNVRGLDETEWERRGRRPRSEARNVNVELEVDQLTRGIGEMELVISRFQNMRPPRFFGNEDGEKVVAWLKSMKRLFSMLEYTPDLQLKLAICQLKDRAQLWWETTEEALKESGERVTWDVFCAQFAREYSPPSYYSAKEAEFNRLTQGNMTVVEYASQFSALLAYVPHVASSDRNKLSHFMQGLNRTICTLVVAGAPINYADAVEKAKNVEASLLLTEPQSFQPGFPQSFGGNVPMPVGALLYRPLLPYQPSQSYQQPKQQHFKAKGKQFKKQTRSSSSSSGSQRGGSVGSPVGVFCDRCGGKHISTQCTGVHGSCNICGQFGHYARECSNAARQQFQQPQFCQGFRGPATRLFVPTQSFQQSSYPQPKGSVSQRFPGPQQAQVHALTQDQVQDALGGVIAGICLIFNHPAILIDTGASNSFVSVVFVDEHEIATTPLIDTVSVSTPAGVCLMSHEIIMNCVIRFDDNIMITNLIKLDMSDFDCILGMDPLSNSRATVDCFHGVVRFRPYYDSKWNFYVDATQGKGFEVSDIPVVKEFSDVFPDEIPGFPSQRKIDFSIELVSGTNPISRAPYRLAPAPDLNMRQRRWMELLKDFDFHEHLGTSGWTYQISGDYFVVSSIQVEPQILSIIKAAQRTDPHIHRLKELSRTGQTEKFSVASGGSLCFNGRLVVHNLIDLKEAILREAHCSRHTIHPGIRKMYHTLRAHYLWEVSDRDPRFAAKFWGSLQSALGSKLAMSTAYHPQIDGQSERTIQTLEDMLRAVVMDFKGGWQESLSLVEFSYNNSFQATIGMAPFEAL from the exons ATGGCACCTGGACGTAAGGgcagaaaaggaaaagaaattgTTCAGGAATCTGAAGCTCCTAATGTGAGAGGACTTGATGAGACTGAATGGGAAAGACGAGGTCGTCGTCCTCGCAGTGAAGCACGAAATGTTAACGTTGAGCTTGAAGTGGATCAGTTGACTAGAGGAATTGGTGAAATGGAACTAGTGATATCCCGATTTCAGAACATGCGTCCTCCTCGATTCTTTGGAAATGAAGATGGTGAGAAAGTTGTAGCATGGTTAAAAAGTATGAAACGCTTGTTTAGTATGTTAGAGTACACTCCTGATTTGCAACTTAAGTTGGCTATTTGTCAATTAAAAGACCGAGCTCAGTTATGGTGGGAAACTACCGAGGAAGCTCTGAAGGAATCAGGTGAAAGAGTTACTTGGGATGTATTTTGTGCTCAGTTTGCTCGAGAATATTCACCGCCTTCGTATTATTCGGCCAAAGAAGCTGAGTTCAATAGATTGACTCAAGGTAACATGACTGTAGTGGAGTATGCCTCTCAATTCtcagcacttcttgcctatgttCCTCATGTTGCTAGCAGTGATCGGAACAAGCTATCTCATTTTATGCAAGGATTGAATCGAACCATTTGCACTTTAGTAGTTGCTGGAGCGCCTATTAATTATGCCGATGCTGTAGAGAAAGCCAAGAATGTGGAGGCAAGTCTACTTTTGACAGAACCACAGTCATTTCAACCAGGTTTTCCTCAGAGTTTCGGAGGCAATGTGCCGATGCCAGTGGGTGCACTACTATACCGTCCTTTACTGCCGTATCAGCCTTCGCAGTCTTATCAGCAACCAAAGCAGCAACACTTCAAGGCCAaaggaaaacagttcaagaaacaGACTCGTAGTAGTTCTTCTAGTTCTGGCAGTCAGCGTGGAGGTTCAGTTGGGTCACCAGTTGGAGTATTTTGTGATCGTTGTGGTGGTAAGCATATCAGTACTCAGTGTACGGGAGTTCATGGATCTTGTAATATCTGTGGGCAATTTGGACATTATGCTAGAGAATGTTCGAATGCAGCAAGACAACAATTTCAGCAACCTCAATTTTGTCAGGGTTTTAGAGGACCAGCAACTAGACTTTTTGTTCCGACTCAGTCTTTTCAGCAGTCTAGCTATCCTCAGCCTAAAGGTTCTGTTTCGCAGCGTTTCCCAGGGCCACAGCAGGCTCAAGTTCATGCTCTAACTCAGGATCAAGTTCAAGACGCATTGGGCGGAGTTATTGCAGGTATCTGCCTTATTTTTAATCATCCTGCGatactgatagacacaggagCATCTAATTCATTTGTATCTGTTGTATTtgttgatgagcatgagattgctactACTCCGTTGATAGATACTGTGTCAGTCTCTACACCTGCCGGTGTATGTTTGATGTCTCATGAGATAATTATGAATTGTGTGATTAGATTCGatgataatattatgataactaatctaatcaaGCTAGATATGTCTGACTTCGACTGTATTCTGGGAATGGATCCTCTGTCAAATTCTCGAGccaccgttgattgtttccatggagttgtcagatttagaCCGTATTATGACAGTAAATGGAATTTTTACG TTGATGCGACTCAGGGAAAAGGGTTTGAAGTATCAGATATTCCTGTTGTCAAGGAATTCTctgatgtatttcccgatgagattcctggatttccATCCCAGAGGAAAATCGATTTTAGCATTGAGTTGGTGTCCGGGACAAATCCTATTTCGAGAGCACCATATCGTTTGGCTCcagct CCGgacttgaatatgagacagcgtcgATGGATGGAGTTgcttaaagactttgatt TTCACGAGCACTTGGGAACTTCAGGATGGACTTATCAGATCAGTGGAGACTACTTTGTAGTATCATCTATTCAAGTTGAGCCACAGATTTTGTCCATAATCAAAGCAGCACAGAGGACTGATCCGCACATTCATAGATTAAAAGAATTGTCTCGAACAGGTCAGACAGAAAAGTTTAGTGTTGCCTCAGGTGGTAGTCTGTGCTTTAATGGTAGACTTGTGGTTCATAATTTGATAGATCTGAAAGAAGCTATACTACGggaagcacattgtagtcgacacACTATTCATCCAGGAATTCGAAAGATGTATCATACCTTAAGAGCTCATTATTTGTgggaag tatctgatcgtgatccaaggtttgcTGCGAAGTTTTGGGGAAGTTTGCAATCAGCTTTGGGCTCAAAGTTGGCTATGAGCACAGCCTATCACCCACAGatagatggtcagtcagaaagaACCATCCAAACTCTAGAGGATATGTTACGAGCAgtagtgatggatttcaaagGTGGTTGGCAAGAATCATTATCTTTGGTGGAATTCtcttacaataatagttttcagGCAACAATCggtatggcaccatttgaagctttgTAA